One genomic region from Cellulomonas fengjieae encodes:
- a CDS encoding sugar ABC transporter substrate-binding protein, translating into MRRRTRGIALVLAVGVLAPLAACADSGSGTPVLTWYINPDDGGQAEIAKQCTEDADGAYAIETSVLPRDASAQREQLARRLAAKDSSIDIMSLDPPFIPEMAEPGFLAPVPDDVQERVSKDVVAGALAGASWGDELVTVPFWANTQLLWYRKSVASAAGLDPATTPVTWDQIMDASKDQDKYLGVQGTKAESLTVWINALVASAGGEILENPEAPADQIKLGLETPAGDAAATIIGTIGKEGLGGPALPTEDENASLSIFQGDRGSFMVNWPFVWSATKAGVEDGTFTQALLDDIGWALYPQVTADQPTAPPYGGINLGIGAFSKHVDLAYQAAECIVTPEHQAFYFATNGNPPSNTTAFDDPAVTEAFPMADVIRESLELAVPRPQTPYYNEVSTGLQQTWHPPSAVSPEVTPTKSTDLIIAVLRGERLL; encoded by the coding sequence GTGCGACGACGCACACGGGGGATCGCGCTGGTGCTCGCGGTGGGGGTGCTCGCCCCGCTCGCCGCCTGTGCCGATTCCGGGTCGGGTACGCCCGTGCTCACCTGGTACATCAACCCCGACGACGGGGGACAGGCCGAGATCGCCAAGCAGTGCACCGAGGACGCCGACGGCGCCTACGCGATCGAGACGTCCGTCCTCCCGCGTGACGCGAGCGCGCAGCGTGAGCAGCTGGCCCGCAGGCTCGCCGCCAAGGACTCGTCGATCGACATCATGAGCCTGGACCCGCCGTTCATCCCCGAGATGGCCGAGCCCGGATTCCTGGCTCCGGTGCCCGACGACGTGCAGGAACGGGTCAGCAAGGACGTGGTCGCCGGCGCCCTGGCCGGCGCGTCGTGGGGCGACGAGCTGGTGACGGTCCCCTTCTGGGCGAACACGCAGCTGCTCTGGTACCGCAAGTCGGTGGCCTCGGCGGCAGGACTCGACCCGGCGACGACCCCGGTGACGTGGGACCAGATCATGGACGCGTCGAAGGACCAGGACAAGTACCTCGGGGTCCAGGGCACCAAGGCCGAGAGCCTGACGGTGTGGATCAACGCGCTCGTCGCGTCGGCCGGAGGGGAGATCCTCGAGAACCCCGAGGCGCCCGCGGACCAGATCAAGCTGGGCCTGGAGACCCCCGCGGGCGACGCCGCCGCGACGATCATCGGCACGATCGGCAAGGAGGGGCTCGGCGGGCCCGCGCTGCCGACGGAGGACGAGAACGCGTCACTGTCGATCTTCCAGGGGGACAGGGGCTCGTTCATGGTGAACTGGCCGTTCGTCTGGTCGGCCACCAAGGCCGGCGTCGAGGACGGGACGTTCACGCAGGCCCTGCTCGACGACATCGGCTGGGCGCTGTACCCGCAGGTGACGGCCGACCAGCCGACGGCTCCGCCCTACGGCGGGATCAACCTCGGCATCGGCGCCTTCAGCAAGCACGTCGACCTCGCGTACCAGGCGGCGGAGTGCATCGTCACCCCCGAGCACCAGGCCTTCTACTTCGCGACGAACGGCAACCCGCCGTCCAACACCACGGCGTTCGACGACCCGGCGGTCACCGAGGCGTTCCCCATGGCGGACGTCATCCGGGAGTCCCTCGAGCTCGCCGTCCCGCGGCCGCAGACGCCGTACTACAACGAGGTCTCCACGGGTCTGCAGCAGACGTGGCACCCGCCGAGCGCGGTGAGTCCGGAAGTCACGCCGACGAAGTCGACCGACCTGATCATCGCCGTGCTGCGAGGGGAGCGACTGCTATGA
- a CDS encoding carbohydrate ABC transporter permease gives MSYLSTRAKWGWALITIFVLLYALFPVVSIFATSFKLPSQLNLGLFWPKTWSTTNYEQILAPDGSAQTLFLSSLRNSVGISLIATAIAVVLATLAAYAIARLDFPGKRVVLLTALGVSIFPVISIVTPLFNLWRNIGLYDTWLGLIIPYLSLTLPISIWTLAAFFRQIPWELEQAAQVDGATTWQAFRKAIVPLAAPGVFTTALIAFFIAWNDFVYGISLTSTDRARPVPAALAFFTGASQFEEPTGAISAAAIVVTIPVVILVLLFQRQIVSGLTQGAVKG, from the coding sequence ATGAGCTACCTGTCGACGAGGGCGAAGTGGGGCTGGGCGCTCATCACGATCTTCGTGCTGCTGTACGCGCTCTTCCCGGTCGTGTCGATCTTCGCGACGTCGTTCAAGCTGCCGAGCCAGCTGAACCTCGGGCTGTTCTGGCCCAAGACGTGGTCGACCACCAACTACGAGCAGATCCTCGCGCCCGACGGCTCCGCGCAGACGCTGTTCCTGTCGTCGCTGCGCAACTCCGTCGGCATCTCGTTGATCGCCACGGCCATCGCGGTCGTCCTGGCGACACTGGCCGCCTACGCGATCGCCCGCCTGGACTTCCCCGGCAAGCGCGTCGTCCTGCTCACCGCGCTGGGCGTCTCGATCTTCCCGGTCATCTCGATCGTGACCCCGCTGTTCAACCTGTGGCGCAACATCGGCCTCTACGACACGTGGCTCGGCCTGATCATCCCGTACCTGTCCCTGACGCTCCCGATCTCCATCTGGACCCTGGCGGCGTTCTTCCGGCAGATCCCCTGGGAGCTCGAGCAGGCCGCTCAGGTGGACGGCGCCACGACGTGGCAGGCGTTCCGCAAGGCGATCGTCCCGCTGGCGGCTCCCGGCGTGTTCACCACCGCGCTGATCGCGTTCTTCATCGCCTGGAACGACTTCGTCTACGGCATCTCGCTGACCTCGACCGACCGCGCCCGACCCGTCCCGGCCGCGCTGGCGTTCTTCACGGGCGCCTCCCAGTTCGAGGAGCCGACCGGGGCCATCTCCGCCGCGGCCATCGTCGTGACCATCCCGGTGGTCATCCTCGTCCTGCTCTTCCAACGCCAGATCGTGTCCGGCCTGACCCAGGGCGCCGTCAAGGGCTGA
- a CDS encoding ABC transporter ATP-binding protein yields the protein MAAITLKDIVKQYGDGFLAVKGVSLDIADGEFVILVGPSGCGKSTLLRMIVGLEDITAGELTIGGVRVNEKAPRDRKLAMVFQNYALYPHLTVFENIAFPLRLQKGQFTEEQVREKVEFAAKTLELQDHLDRKPANLSGGQRQRVAMGRAIVRDAEAFLFDEPLSNLDAKLRGQMRTEIARMQRRLGTTTVYVTHDQTEAMTLGDRVAVLRKGELQQVASPRGLYEQPKNLFVAGFIGSPPMNFLPGTVEGSTLKLPFAAAPISAELAPKLRGKELVIVGIRPEHFADATLLEDHKRASGVTFTAPVDVTEWLGSELYAYLPFETNPEVATTLEELDRDLDGEGLRTQLIVTLGSETKVRDGVDAELWFDPARMMVFDPETGENLTWDGELAQTLDRENEADRKASLERAQAREKATA from the coding sequence ATGGCCGCCATCACCCTCAAGGACATCGTCAAGCAGTACGGCGACGGCTTCCTCGCCGTGAAGGGCGTGAGCCTGGACATCGCCGACGGCGAGTTCGTCATCCTTGTCGGCCCGTCGGGGTGCGGGAAGTCGACGCTGCTGCGCATGATCGTGGGCCTCGAGGACATCACCGCGGGCGAGCTCACGATCGGCGGCGTCCGGGTCAACGAGAAGGCCCCGCGCGACCGCAAGCTCGCCATGGTGTTCCAGAACTACGCCCTCTACCCGCACCTGACGGTCTTCGAGAACATCGCCTTCCCGCTGCGGCTGCAGAAGGGCCAGTTCACGGAGGAGCAGGTCCGCGAGAAGGTCGAGTTCGCGGCGAAGACCCTCGAGCTGCAGGACCACCTCGACCGCAAGCCGGCCAACCTCTCCGGTGGCCAGCGGCAGCGGGTCGCGATGGGCCGCGCCATCGTCCGCGACGCCGAGGCGTTCCTCTTCGACGAGCCGCTGTCCAACCTGGACGCCAAGCTGCGTGGCCAGATGCGCACCGAGATCGCCCGGATGCAGCGCCGGCTCGGCACGACGACGGTCTACGTCACGCACGACCAGACCGAGGCCATGACCCTCGGCGACCGCGTGGCCGTGCTCCGCAAGGGCGAGCTCCAGCAGGTGGCCAGTCCGCGCGGGCTGTACGAGCAGCCGAAGAACCTGTTCGTCGCCGGCTTCATCGGGTCGCCGCCCATGAACTTCCTCCCGGGCACCGTCGAGGGCTCGACCCTCAAGCTCCCCTTCGCCGCCGCGCCCATCTCCGCGGAGCTCGCCCCGAAGCTGCGCGGCAAGGAGCTCGTCATCGTCGGCATCCGTCCCGAGCACTTCGCGGACGCCACCCTGCTCGAGGACCACAAGCGCGCGTCGGGTGTCACGTTCACCGCACCGGTGGACGTCACCGAGTGGCTCGGCTCCGAGCTCTACGCGTACCTCCCGTTCGAGACCAACCCGGAGGTCGCGACGACGCTCGAGGAGCTGGACCGTGACCTCGACGGCGAGGGCCTGCGCACCCAGCTCATCGTCACGCTCGGCTCGGAGACCAAGGTGCGTGACGGCGTCGACGCGGAGCTGTGGTTCGACCCGGCCCGGATGATGGTGTTCGACCCGGAGACGGGGGAGAACCTCACCTGGGACGGCGAGCTGGCGCAGACGCTGGACCGCGAGAACGAGGCCGACCGCAAGGCCTCGCTGGAGCGCGCTCAGGCTCGCGAGAAGGCCACCGCCTGA
- a CDS encoding carbohydrate kinase family protein, with translation MTTPPDQRALVLGEALIDVVTRPDGTRSEHPGGSPANVALGLGRLGRRVDLLTWLGNDAYGDLVRRHLRGSGVNVPVGNRSALHTPVAAAHIDEAGVASYEFDLEWDLPETWDEEPGDPLVIHTGSIATVLQPGGAAVAAIVGRRHESSTITYDPNLRPVLMGSREHALPVVDGLVRQADVVKVSDEDLAWLHPGVAPAEIAEEWSRSGPSLVVVTHGGEGAFASTSAGARISVEAPKVHVADTVGAGDSFMGGLIDGLWSAGLLGADRRQALADADPATVQAVLERCARIAAITVSRAGANPPRLSELG, from the coding sequence ATGACCACACCGCCGGACCAACGGGCCCTCGTCCTCGGCGAGGCGCTCATCGACGTCGTCACCCGACCCGACGGCACCCGCTCGGAGCACCCCGGCGGCAGCCCGGCCAACGTGGCCCTGGGGCTCGGGCGCCTCGGTCGGCGCGTGGACCTGCTCACCTGGCTGGGGAACGACGCCTACGGCGACCTCGTCCGCCGGCACCTGCGCGGCTCCGGCGTGAACGTCCCGGTGGGCAACCGCTCGGCGCTGCACACGCCCGTGGCGGCGGCGCACATCGACGAGGCCGGGGTCGCGTCGTACGAGTTCGACCTCGAGTGGGACCTGCCCGAGACGTGGGACGAGGAGCCGGGGGACCCGCTCGTCATCCACACCGGGTCGATCGCGACCGTGCTGCAGCCCGGCGGCGCGGCGGTCGCGGCGATCGTGGGGCGGCGCCACGAGTCGTCGACCATCACGTACGACCCGAACCTCCGTCCGGTGCTCATGGGGTCCCGGGAGCACGCCCTGCCGGTCGTGGACGGGCTCGTCCGGCAGGCGGACGTGGTGAAGGTCAGCGACGAGGACCTGGCCTGGCTGCACCCCGGCGTGGCGCCGGCGGAGATCGCGGAGGAGTGGAGCCGGTCGGGGCCGTCGCTCGTCGTGGTGACGCACGGCGGCGAGGGTGCGTTCGCGAGCACGTCGGCGGGTGCGCGGATCTCCGTCGAGGCACCGAAGGTGCACGTCGCCGACACCGTCGGCGCCGGCGACTCCTTCATGGGCGGGCTGATCGACGGCCTGTGGTCCGCGGGGCTGCTCGGGGCGGATCGGCGCCAGGCGCTGGCCGACGCGGATCCCGCGACCGTGCAGGCCGTGCTGGAGCGCTGCGCGCGCATCGCCGCGATCACCGTGTCCCGCGCGGGCGCCAATCCCCCGCGGCTGTCCGAGCTGGGCTGA
- a CDS encoding class II fumarate hydratase, which translates to MTSEYRIEHDTMGEVRVPVDALYRAQTQRAVENFPISGSRLERSHIEALARIKKAAARANAELGVLEQDVADAIAAAADEVASGRHDGDFPIDVYQTGSGTSSNMNTNEVLATLAGRLLGRDVHPNDHVNASQSSNDVFPTSVHVAATAGVVRDLIPALGHLAEALEAKSVEWAQVVKSGRTHLMDATPVTLGQEFGGYAAAMRYGIERLESALPRASEVPLGGTAVGTGINTPAGFPQRVIALLREDTGLPLTEARDHFEAQSSRDGLVELSGALRTIAVGLTKICNDLRWMGSGPNTGLGEIAIPDLQPGSSIMPGKVNPVIPEAVLMVASRVVGNDATVAWAGASGSFELNVQIPVIAAGVLESIRLLANASRLLADKTVSGLVANVERARALAESSPSIVTPLNRVIGYEAAAKIAKHAVKHGITVRAAVIDLGFVERGEVTEEQLDSALDVLSMTRPPQA; encoded by the coding sequence ATGACTTCTGAGTACCGCATCGAGCACGACACGATGGGCGAGGTGCGCGTCCCCGTCGACGCCCTCTACCGCGCACAGACCCAGCGGGCCGTGGAGAACTTCCCGATCTCCGGCAGCCGCCTCGAACGCAGCCACATCGAGGCGCTCGCCCGCATCAAGAAGGCGGCCGCCCGCGCGAACGCCGAGCTGGGGGTCCTGGAGCAGGACGTCGCCGACGCCATCGCCGCCGCCGCCGACGAGGTCGCGAGCGGCAGGCACGACGGCGACTTCCCGATCGACGTCTACCAGACCGGGTCCGGCACCAGCTCCAACATGAACACCAACGAGGTGCTCGCCACCCTCGCCGGCCGGCTCCTGGGCCGCGACGTGCACCCGAACGACCACGTCAACGCCTCGCAGTCGTCCAACGACGTGTTCCCCACCTCGGTGCACGTGGCCGCCACGGCCGGTGTCGTGCGCGACCTGATCCCGGCCCTCGGCCACCTGGCCGAGGCGCTCGAGGCCAAGTCGGTCGAGTGGGCGCAGGTGGTCAAGTCCGGCCGCACACACCTCATGGACGCCACCCCGGTGACGCTCGGCCAGGAGTTCGGCGGCTACGCGGCCGCCATGCGGTACGGCATCGAGCGCCTCGAGTCGGCGCTCCCTCGCGCGTCGGAGGTCCCGCTCGGCGGCACGGCCGTCGGCACCGGGATCAACACCCCGGCGGGCTTCCCGCAGCGGGTGATCGCGCTGCTGCGCGAGGACACCGGCCTGCCGCTGACCGAGGCGCGCGACCACTTCGAGGCGCAGAGCTCACGCGACGGGCTGGTCGAGCTGTCGGGTGCGCTGCGCACGATCGCGGTCGGCCTCACCAAGATCTGCAACGACCTGCGCTGGATGGGCTCGGGCCCGAACACCGGGCTGGGCGAGATCGCGATCCCCGACCTGCAGCCGGGCTCCTCGATCATGCCGGGCAAGGTCAACCCCGTGATCCCCGAGGCCGTGCTGATGGTCGCGTCGCGGGTCGTCGGCAACGACGCCACGGTCGCCTGGGCCGGCGCGAGCGGGTCGTTCGAGCTCAACGTGCAGATCCCCGTGATCGCCGCCGGGGTGCTCGAGTCGATCCGCCTGCTGGCCAACGCGTCCCGGCTGCTGGCCGACAAGACGGTGTCGGGCCTCGTCGCCAACGTCGAGCGCGCCCGTGCGCTGGCCGAGTCCTCGCCGTCGATCGTCACGCCGCTGAACCGCGTGATCGGCTACGAGGCGGCCGCGAAGATCGCCAAGCACGCCGTCAAGCACGGGATCACGGTCCGCGCGGCCGTCATCGACCTCGGCTTCGTCGAGCGCGGCGAGGTCACCGAGGAGCAGCTGGACAGCGCGCTGGACGTGCTGAGCATGACGCGGCCGCCGCAGGCCTGA
- a CDS encoding carbonic anhydrase codes for MRPVTRPTTPAEAWSALREGNTRFVRGEMLHPSQGVDHRANLSSAQHPFAVIFGCSDSRVAAEIIFDQGLGDVFVVRTAGHVLDTTVIGSIEYGVDVLGASLVVVLGHDSCGAVAAATTALTTGELPTGFVRAIVDRVIPSIVNLAGGGLGALDTLDPAVLGQEHVRHTVQMLQGYSRSLAEAITEGRVAIVGVEYTLAEGTVHLSEALGDVGV; via the coding sequence ATGAGGCCCGTGACACGACCCACGACACCCGCCGAAGCCTGGTCCGCACTGCGCGAAGGGAACACGCGGTTCGTGCGCGGCGAGATGCTCCATCCCTCGCAGGGCGTCGACCACCGCGCGAACCTGAGCTCCGCCCAGCACCCGTTCGCGGTGATCTTCGGGTGCTCGGACTCGCGTGTGGCCGCCGAGATCATCTTCGACCAGGGCCTGGGTGACGTGTTCGTGGTCCGCACCGCCGGCCACGTGCTCGACACGACGGTCATCGGCTCGATCGAGTACGGCGTGGACGTCCTCGGCGCGTCCCTGGTGGTCGTCCTCGGCCACGACAGCTGCGGCGCCGTGGCGGCTGCCACGACCGCCCTGACCACGGGCGAGCTCCCGACCGGGTTCGTGCGCGCGATCGTCGACCGGGTGATCCCGAGCATCGTCAACCTCGCGGGTGGCGGCCTCGGTGCCCTGGACACCCTCGACCCCGCCGTGCTCGGCCAGGAGCACGTCCGGCACACGGTGCAGATGCTGCAGGGCTACTCGCGCTCGCTCGCCGAGGCGATCACGGAGGGCCGCGTGGCGATCGTCGGGGTCGAGTACACGCTCGCCGAGGGGACCGTGCACCTCTCCGAGGCCCTGGGCGACGTCGGGGTGTAG
- a CDS encoding exodeoxyribonuclease VII small subunit, protein MLVPKPSQSPPSDPHADVADLGYEEARDELVAVVARLEAGAATLEESLALWERGEALATRCQTWLDGARERLSAVRDTAVPAEEESR, encoded by the coding sequence GTGCTTGTGCCCAAGCCCTCGCAGTCCCCGCCGTCCGATCCCCACGCCGACGTGGCCGACCTCGGCTACGAGGAGGCGCGGGACGAGCTCGTCGCCGTCGTCGCGCGGCTCGAGGCCGGTGCCGCGACGCTCGAGGAGTCGCTGGCCCTCTGGGAGCGCGGCGAGGCACTCGCCACGCGGTGCCAGACGTGGCTGGACGGCGCGCGCGAGCGGCTCAGCGCCGTGCGCGACACCGCCGTGCCGGCCGAGGAGGAGTCACGATGA
- a CDS encoding carbohydrate ABC transporter permease, which produces MSTASTGAGAVTAAIPDGARPDLRDAGAKAGRSDRARSEARLGWLLAGPAFVVMLAVTLYPILQAVYDSLFHFRLTAPDDRSWAGLENYGVVLSDSLFWQALGVTVFITVVTVIVELILGFALALVMHRAITRLRGLLRTAILVPYGIITVVSAFAWFYAFDISSGYVNHWFDWVPGISEDLNWFAEQGTSLSVIIMSEIWKTTPFISLLLLAGLSQVPTELEEAAEVDGATWWQRLTRVILPNMKAAIMVAVLFRALDAFRIFDNVFIMTNGANGTEVLSLLAYRTSIGRLEIGLGSAISVLLFLCVILICWAAIKLFKVDLAGGTRGAS; this is translated from the coding sequence ATGAGCACAGCGTCGACGGGTGCGGGGGCGGTCACGGCCGCGATCCCTGACGGGGCGAGGCCCGACCTGCGCGATGCGGGGGCGAAGGCCGGCCGCAGCGACCGCGCCAGGTCCGAGGCGCGCCTGGGCTGGCTGCTGGCCGGTCCGGCGTTCGTCGTCATGCTCGCGGTCACGCTCTACCCGATCCTGCAGGCCGTGTACGACTCGCTGTTCCACTTCCGGCTGACCGCGCCTGACGACAGGTCCTGGGCCGGGCTGGAGAACTACGGGGTGGTCCTGTCGGACTCGCTGTTCTGGCAGGCGCTCGGTGTCACCGTGTTCATCACGGTCGTCACCGTCATCGTCGAGCTGATCCTCGGCTTCGCGCTCGCACTCGTCATGCACCGCGCGATCACCAGGCTGCGCGGGCTGCTGCGCACCGCGATCCTCGTGCCGTACGGGATCATCACGGTGGTCTCGGCCTTCGCGTGGTTCTACGCGTTCGACATCAGCTCCGGGTACGTCAACCACTGGTTCGACTGGGTGCCCGGGATCAGCGAAGACCTCAACTGGTTCGCCGAGCAGGGGACCAGCCTCTCCGTCATCATCATGTCGGAGATCTGGAAGACGACGCCGTTCATCTCCCTCCTTCTGCTCGCCGGGCTGTCCCAGGTGCCCACCGAGCTGGAGGAGGCCGCGGAGGTCGACGGCGCCACCTGGTGGCAGCGCCTCACGCGGGTGATCCTGCCGAACATGAAGGCCGCGATCATGGTCGCGGTCCTGTTCCGGGCCCTGGACGCGTTCCGCATCTTCGACAACGTCTTCATCATGACCAACGGCGCCAACGGCACCGAGGTGCTCTCGCTGCTGGCCTACCGGACGTCCATCGGACGCCTCGAGATCGGGCTCGGCTCCGCGATCTCGGTGCTCCTCTTCCTGTGCGTGATCCTCATCTGCTGGGCGGCGATCAAGCTCTTCAAGGTCGATCTGGCCGGCGGCACGAGGGGAGCGTCCTGA